Proteins co-encoded in one Betaproteobacteria bacterium genomic window:
- a CDS encoding adenosylhomocysteinase translates to MSAVTQLKPAAADYVVADLSLADWGRKEIRIAETEMPGLMAIREEFASQQPLRGARITGSLHMTIQTAVLIETLQALGAEVRWASCNIFSTQDHAAAAIAVKGTPVFAVKGESLEEYWDYTHRIFEWPDGGYSNMILDDGGDATLLLHLGTRAETDASLLNHPGSEEEEYLFASIKAKLAADPKWYSVRLGRVKGVTEETTTGVKRLYQMAKDGTLKFPAINVNDSVTKSKFDNLYGCRESLVDGIKRATDVMVAGKIALVAGYGDVGKGSAQALRALSAQVWVTEVDPICALQAAMEGYRVVTMDYAADKADIFVTATGNFHVITHDHMKKMKDQAIVCNIGHFDNEIDVASLSKYEWEEIKPQVDHVIFPDGKRIIMLAKGRLVNLGCGTGHPSYVMSSSFANQTIAQIELFQNTDKYPIGVYTLPKHLDEKVARLQLKKLNAQLTELTDAQARYIGVTKEGPYKPEHYRY, encoded by the coding sequence CAGCTCAAACCCGCGGCGGCCGACTACGTCGTCGCCGACCTGTCCCTCGCCGATTGGGGCCGCAAGGAAATCCGCATCGCCGAAACCGAGATGCCCGGTCTCATGGCCATCCGCGAAGAGTTCGCGAGCCAGCAGCCGCTGCGCGGCGCACGCATCACCGGCTCGCTGCACATGACCATCCAGACGGCCGTGCTGATCGAGACGCTGCAGGCGCTGGGTGCCGAAGTGCGCTGGGCCTCGTGCAACATCTTCTCCACCCAGGATCACGCTGCCGCCGCCATCGCGGTGAAAGGCACGCCCGTGTTCGCGGTGAAGGGCGAATCGCTGGAGGAGTACTGGGACTACACCCACCGCATCTTCGAATGGCCCGACGGCGGCTACTCGAACATGATTCTCGACGACGGCGGCGACGCCACGCTGCTGCTGCACCTGGGCACGCGTGCCGAGACCGATGCGTCGCTGCTCAACCATCCGGGCAGCGAGGAAGAGGAATACCTGTTCGCCTCGATCAAGGCCAAGCTCGCGGCGGATCCCAAGTGGTATTCCGTGCGCCTGGGCCGGGTCAAGGGCGTGACCGAGGAAACCACCACCGGCGTGAAGCGCCTTTACCAGATGGCCAAGGACGGCACCCTCAAGTTCCCCGCCATCAACGTGAACGATTCGGTGACGAAGTCCAAGTTCGACAACCTCTACGGCTGCCGCGAGTCGCTGGTGGACGGCATCAAGCGCGCGACCGACGTGATGGTCGCCGGCAAGATCGCCCTGGTGGCTGGTTACGGCGACGTGGGCAAGGGCTCCGCCCAGGCGCTGCGGGCGCTGTCGGCGCAAGTGTGGGTGACCGAGGTGGATCCCATCTGCGCGCTGCAGGCGGCGATGGAAGGCTACCGCGTCGTGACCATGGACTACGCGGCGGACAAGGCCGACATCTTCGTCACGGCCACCGGCAACTTCCACGTGATCACGCACGATCACATGAAGAAGATGAAGGACCAGGCGATCGTCTGCAACATCGGCCACTTCGACAACGAGATCGACGTCGCGTCGCTGTCGAAATATGAGTGGGAAGAGATCAAGCCGCAGGTCGATCACGTGATCTTCCCCGACGGCAAGCGGATCATCATGCTTGCCAAGGGCCGCCTGGTGAACCTGGGTTGCGGCACCGGCCATCCGAGCTACGTGATGTCGTCGTCGTTCGCCAACCAGACCATCGCGCAGATCGAACTCTTCCAGAACACGGACAAGTATCCGATCGGCGTGTACACGCTGCCCAAGCACCTGGACGAGAAAGTGGCGCGGCTGCAGCTGAAGAAGCTGAACGCCCAGCTCACCGAACTCACCGATGCGCAGGCCCGCTACATCGGCGTGA